The following coding sequences lie in one Trichoderma breve strain T069 chromosome 1, whole genome shotgun sequence genomic window:
- a CDS encoding acyl transferase domain-containing protein yields MYGTATGPQTGISTPRSSASLRPLTLSHGSLETSFLVPTNLHFHASELKDRFVASLPPATDELAQDDEPSSTPELVARYLGFVASEVEEGEDDAAGSYEEVLKLLLNEFERAYLQGNEVHALAATLPGIESKKLEVIRCYYIARAVSNRTIKPHESALLRAADDNSAKIYTIFGGQGNIEEYFDELRQISKTYSSFVGELIANAAELLQTLSNHPSAEKMFPKGLDILQWLHRPEATPDVDYLITAPVSFPLIGLVQMAHYEVTCKVLGIHPGLLRERIGGTTGHSQGIVMAAATAAADSWDSWREITSSILTVLFWIGTRSQQAFPTTSMTPTMLRESQEHGEGTPTPMLSIRDLSQEEVQKHIDATNQYLPAHRHIGVSLINSPRNLVVTGPPTSLYGLNSQLRKVKAPTGLDQTRVPHTERKVRFANRFLPITAPFHSKYLEDATIIIDEDLKDVSIDSSALGIPVYDTNTGKDIRTEVSGNIVPALVRLITRDPVNWEKATVFPQATHILDFGPGGVSGLGALTSRNKEGTGIRVILAGTIEGTMGELGYKPEIFDRDEENAVKFAIDWVKEYGPRLIKTSGGRKYVDTKMSRLLGLPPVMVAGMTPATVPWDFVAATMNAGYHIELAGGGYFNAKMMTAALEKIEKAIPAGRGITVNLIYVNPRAMGWQIPLLGRLRAEGVPIEGLTIGAGVPSIEVAQEYIETLGLKHIAFKPGSVEAIQAVINIAKANPTFPVIMQWTGGRGGGHHSFEDFHQPVLQMYGRIRRQENIILVAGSGFGGADDTYPYITGEWAKKYGYPPMPFDGCLFGSRMMVAKEAHTSKNAKQAIIDAPGLDDGEWEKTYKGPAGGVITVRSEMGEPIHKLATRGVKFWAEMDQKIFNIPKEKRVAELKKNRDYIIKKLNDDFQKVWFGCNKDGKAVDLEDMTYAEVVRRLVELLYVKHQSRWIDGSYTRLTGDFIHRVEERFTTKSGQPSLLQSYADLEEPYSAVDRILASYPEAEHQIINAQDVQYFLILCLRPGQKPVTFIPALDENFEFYFKKDSLWQSEDLDAVIGQDVGRTCILQGPTAAKFSTVIDEPIQDILDNIHNSHIASLTKDFYNDDETTIPSIEYFGGKLVETEIPLDVEGLTVSYDTHKNTYRLASSPASAMPSLDSWLSLLAGPKRNWRHALLMSDVVAQGQKFQTNPIRRIFAPVHGLFVEIEYPNEPSKTTIVVKEQPRHNQYVDVIEVKLNGENEILINMIKETTALGTPVALPLKFTYHPDAGYAPIREVMEGRNDRIKEFYWKAWFGNDALDLDAMVTSKFDGGSTTITAEAINDFVHAVGNTGEAFVNRPGKIMYAPMDFAIVLGWKAITKPIFPRTIDGDLLKLVHLSNGFRMIPGAEPLKMGDEVTTTAQINAVINQESGKMVEVCGTITRDGKPVMEVTSQFLYRGAYTDYENTFQRKDETPVQVHLATTKDVAVLRSKQWFTLDEIPNEINLLGQTLTFRLQSLVRFKNKSVFSSVETRGQVLLELPTKEVIQVASVDYEAGESHGNPVIDYLERHGTLLDQPINFENAIPLSGRTPLQLRAPASNETYARVSGDYNPIHVSRVFSEYANLPGTITHGMYSSAAVRSLVETWAAENDVGRVRSFHASLVGMVLPNDAIQVKLQHVGMVTGRKIIKLEAINAETEEKVLLGEAEVEQPVTAYVFTGQGSQEQGMGMDLYGSSPVAKEVWDRADKYLLDNYGFSITNIVKNNPKELTVHFGGPRGKAIRQNYMAMTFETVAADGTVKSERIFKDIDEKTTFYTYRSPTGLLSATQFTQPALTLMEKASFEDMKSKGLVPRDSTFAGHSLGEYSALAALADVMPIESLVSVVFYRGLTMQVAVERDASGRSNYSMCAVNPSRISKTFNEEALQFVVNNISEETGWLLEIVNYNIANMQYVCAGDLRALDTLGGVTNFLKMQKIDVEEMRSNIEEAKGALREIIRGCAEATLKKPLPLELERGFATIPLRGIDVPFHSTFLRSGVKPFRSFLLKKIHKTTIDPSKLVGKYIPNVTAKPFALTKEYFEDVYKLTNSPKIGAVLANWDKYVQDEESTGSESGGSADHEGAGLAA; encoded by the exons ATGTACGGGACTGCGACTGGCCCTCAGACGGGCATCTCTACTCCTCGATCCAGTGCCTCTTTGCGACCATTGACTCTCTCTCACGGCTCTCTCGAAACCTCTTTTCTCGTTCCAACCAACCTCCACTTCCACGCCTCCGAACTGAAAGATCGGTTTGTTGCCAGCCTACCTCCGGCAACCGACGAGCTCGCTCAAGATGACGAGCCTTCATCGACACCCGAGCTAGTTGCCAGATATCTGGGCTTTGTTGCCTctgaggtggaggagggagaggatgATGCGGCGGGATCCTACGAGGAGGTCctcaagctgctgctcaacGAATTCGAGCGAGCTTACCTCCAGGGCAACGAGGTCCACGCTCTGGCCGCCACTTTGCCTGGAATCGAGTCAAAAAAGCTCGAGGTCATTCGATGCTACTACATTGCTCGCGCCGTCTCAAACCGCACCATCAAGCCTCACGAGTCTGCTCTGTTGAGGGCTGCTGACGACAACTCGGCCAAGATCTACACCATCTTTGGCGGCCAGGGCAACATTGAGGAGTACTTTGACGAGCTTCGCCAAATCTCCAAGACGTACTCAAGCTTCGTCGGAGAGCTCATTGCAAATGCTGCCGAGCTTCTTCAGACTCTCTCCAACCACCCCAGCGCGGAGAAGATGTTCCCCAAGGGGCTCGATATCCTGCAATGGCTACACAGACCAGAGGCCACCCCAGACGTTGACTACCTCATCACTGCACCCGTCAGCTTTCCCTTGATTGGGCTGGTTCAGATGGCGCACTACGAAGTTACCTGCAAGGTCCTGGGTATTCACCCTGGTCTTCTGAGGGAACGCATCGGCGGAACCACTGGTCACTCCCAGGGTATtgtcatggctgctgctaccgCGGCGGCTGATTCTTGGGATTCTTGGCGCGAGATCACCAGTTCCATTCTGACCGTTCTGTTCTGGATCGGAACCCGAAGCCAGCAGGCTTTCCCCACCACATCCATGACCCCAACCATGCTCCGAGAGTCTCAGGAGCACGGTGAAGGTACTCCTACTCCCATGCTGAGCATCCGTGACCTGTCTCAAGAAGAGGTTCAGAAGCACATTGATGCCACAAACCAATACCTTCCAGCCCACCGTCATATCGGTGTCTCTCTCATCAACAGCCCTCGCAACCTGGTTGTTACGGGCCCTCCCACCTCATTGTACGGTCTGAACTCTCAGCTTCGCAAGGTTAAGGCCCCGACTGGTCTCGACCAGACCCGAGTTCCTCACACCGAGCGAAAGGTTCGATTTGCCAACAGATTCCTTCCCATCACAGCTCCTTTCCACAGCAAGTATCTGGAGGATGctaccatcatcatcgatgaAGATCTCAAGGATGTTAGCATCGACTCCAGTGCCTTGGGCATCCCTGTCTATGACACCAACACCGGTAAGGATATCCGTACCGAAGTCAGCGGCAACATCGTGCCGGCCCTGGTTCGATTAATCACACGGGATCCTGTCAACTGGGAGAAGGCGACCGTCTTCCCACAGGCCACTCACATCCTGGACTTTGGTCCCGGTGGTGTTTCTGGTCTTGGAGCCCTGACGAGCCGAAACAAGGAGGGTACCGGTATCCGAGTCATCCTTGCCGGAACCATCGAGGGCACTATGGGCGAACTCGGATACAAGCCCGAGATCTTCGATAGAGACGAGGAGAACGCCGTCAAGTTTGCCATCGACTGGGTCAAGGAATACGGCCCACGCTTGATCAAGACTTCGGGCGGCCGAAAGTACGTGGATACCAAGATGAGCCGTCTGCTTGGTCTGCCTCCCGTCATGGTTGCCGGTATGACTCCTGCAACCGTCCCGTGGGACTTTGTTGCAGCTACCATGAACGCCGGATACCACATCGAgcttgctggtggtggctaCTTCAatgccaagatgatgactgCCGCGCTCGAGAAGATCGAGAAGGCCATCCCTGCGGGCCGTGGTATTACTGTCAACCTCATCTATGTCAACCCTCGCGCAATGGGCTGGCAGATTCCCCTCCTCGGCAGACTTCGTGCTGAAGGTGTGCCAATTGAGGGATTGACAATTGGTGCCGGTGTGCCCTCGATCGAGGTTGCCCAGGAGTACATCGAGACTCTGGGCCTGAAGCACATTGCATTCAAGCCCGGTTCAGTCGAGGCCATCCAGGCCGTTatcaacattgccaaggctAACCCCACCTTCCCTGTTATTATGCAGTGGActggtggccgtggcggTGGTCACCACTCTTTCGAGGATTTCCACCAGCCTGTTCTCCAGATGTATGGCCGAATTCGCCGACAGGAGAACATCATCCTGGTTGCCGGTAGTGGCTTTGGTGGTGCTGATGACACCTACCCATACATCACTGGTGAGTGGGCTAAGAAGTACGGATACCCTCCTATGCCCTTTGACGGCTGCTTGTTTGGTAGCCGCATGATGGTCGCCAAGGAGGCCCACACCAGCAAGAACGCCAAGCAGGCCATTATCGACGCTCCTGgtcttgatgatggagagtgGGAGAAGACCTACAAGGGCCCTGCTGGTGGTGTCATCACCGTGCGCTCCGAAATGGGCGAGCCAATCCACAAGTTGGCTACTCGCGGTGTCAAGTTCTGGGCAGAGATGGACCAGAAGATCTTCAACATCcccaaggagaagcgagttgctgagctgaagaagaaccgAGActacatcatcaagaagctgaacgaCGACTTCCAAAAGGTTTGGTTCGGCTGCAACAAGGATGGCAAGGCTGTGGACCTCGAGGACATGACCTACGCAGAGGTTGTTCGACGCCTGGTTGAGCTCCTTTACGTCAAGCACCAGTCTCGATGGATTGATGGATCCTACACTCGTCTGACTGGAGACTTCATCCACCGAGTCGAGGAGCGATTCACCACCAAGTCTGGCcagccttctcttctccagagcTACGCCGACCTTGAGGAGCCTTACAGCGCTGTTGATCGAATCCTTGCCAGCTACCCCGAGGCTGAGCACCAAATCATCAACGCACAGGACGTTCAGTacttcctcatcctctgccTGCGACCTGGCCAGAAGCCTGTCACTTTTATCCCCGCTCTTGACGAGAACTTTGAGTTCTACTTCAAGAAGGATTCCCTGTGGCAGTCTGAAGACCTTGACGCGGTCATTGGCCAGGATGTTGGCCGAACCTGTATTCTCCAGGGCCCTACCGCCGCCAAGTTCTCCACTGTCATTGATGAGCCCATCCAGGACATTCTTGACAACATTCACAACTCCCACATTGCGTCTTTGACTAAGGACTTCTACAACGACGATGAGACCACTATTCCTTCCATCGAGTACTTTGGTGGCAAGCTTGTTGAGACGGAGATTCCTCTTGATGTTGAGGGCCTCACCGTCAGCTATGACACTCACAAGAACACCTACCGCCTTGCTTCATCTCCCGCCAGCGCCATGCCCTCGCTTGATTCTTGGCTGTCTCTGCTTGCGGGACCCAAGCGCAACTGGAGACATGCTCTTCTCATGTCGGACGTCGTCGCGCAGGGCCAGAAGTTCCAGACGAACCCTATTCGACGCATCTTTGCCCCTGTCCATGGCCTGTTCGTTGAGATCGAGTACCCCAACGAGCCTTCCAAGACCACGATTGTCGTCAAGGAGCAGCCAAGACACAACCAGTACGTGGATGTTATTGAGGTCAAGCTGAATGGCGAGAACGagattctcatcaacatgATCAAAGAGACCACCGCCCTGGGAACTCCCGTTGCGCTGCCTCTGAAGTTCACTTACCACCCCGATGCTGGATACGCACCCATCCGTGAAGTTATGGAGGGTCGCAACGACCGCATCAAGGAGTTCTACTGGAAGGCTTGGTTCGGCAATGATGCCTTGGACCTCGATGCCATGGTTACGAGCAAGTTTGACGGAggcagcaccaccatcacGGCCGAAGCTATCAACGACTTTGTTCATGCCGTTGGCAACACCGGTGAGGCCTTCGTCAACCGACCCGGCAAGATCATGTATGCTCCCATGGACTTTGCCATTGTCCTTGGATGGAAGGCCATCACGAAACCCATCTTCCCTCGCACCATTGACGGTGACCTTCTGAAGCTGGTCCACCTGTCCAACGGCTTCCGCATGATCCCTGGCGCCGAGCCGCTCAAGATGGGTGACGAGGTGACGACTACGGCTCAGATcaacgccgtcatcaaccaAGAGTCGGGTAAGATGGTTGAGGTTTGCGGCACCATCACCCGAGACGGCAAGCCGGTCATGGAGGTCACCTCTCAGTTCTTGTACCGTGGTGCTTACACGGATTACGAGAACACCTTCCAGCGCAAGGATGAGACACCCGTCCAGGTGCACCTGGCAACCACCAAGGATGTGGCCGTGCTGCGATCCAAGCAGTGGTTTACCCTCGACGAGATCCCTAACGAGATCAACCTGCTGGGCCAGACCCTGACATTCCGTCTGCAGAGCTTGGTGCGCTTTAAGAACAAGAGCGTCTTCAGCAGCGTCGAAACTCGTGGCCAGGTCCTGTTGGAGCTTCCCACGAAGGAGGTCATCCAGGTCGCCAGCGTGGACTACGAGGCTGGTGAATCTCACGGCAACCCCGTGATTGACTACCTTGAGCGCCACGGTACCCTGTTGGACCAGCCGATCAACTTTGAGAATGCCATTCCCCTGAGCGGCAGAACTCCCCTGCAGCTCCGAGCACCCGCTTCCAACGAGACCTACGCACGTGTGTCGGGCGATTACAACCCCATCCACGTGTCCCGCGTCTTCTCGGAGTATGCCAACCTTCCTGGCACCATCACCCACGGCATGTACAGCAGTGCCGCAGTCCGAAGCCTGGTTGAGACCTGGGCTGCCGAGAACGACGTTGGCCGAGTCCGTAGCTTCCACGCTTCCTTGGTCGGCATGGTTCTCCCCAACGACGCCATCCAAGTCAAGCTGCAGCACGTTGGTATGGTGACGGGCCGCAAGATTATCaagctcgaggccatcaacgccGAGACGGAGGAGAAGGTTCTGCTGGGTGAGGCCGAGGTGGAGCAGCCTGTGACTGCCTATGTCTTTACCGGACAGGGTTCGCAGGAGCAAGGTATGGGTATGGATCTCTATGGCAGCAGCCCTGTTGCCAAGGAGGTTTGGGACCGTGCCGACAAGTACCTGCTCGACAACTATG GCttctccatcaccaacattgtcaagaacAACCCCAAGGAGCTCACTGTGCACTTTGGTGGTCCTCGTGGTAAGGCCATTCGCCAGAACTACATGGCCATGACCTTTGAGACTGTTGCCGCCGATGGCACTGTCAAGTCGGAGAGAATCTTCAAGGACATTGACGAGAAGACCACTTTCTACACTTACAGGTCACCCACCGGTCTCCTGTCGGCAACGCAGTTTACCCAGCCTGCCTTGACGCTGATGGAGAAGGCCAGTTTCGAGGACATGAAGTCCAAGGGACTTGTTCCCCGAGACAGCACCTTTGCCGGACACTCTCTTGGTGAATACTCAGCCCTGGCTGCCCTGGCTGACGTCATGCCCATTGAGAGTCTGGTCTCGGTCGTCTTCTACCGTGGTCTGACGATGCAGGTTGCTGTCGAGCGTGATGCCTCTGGTCGCTCCAACTACTCCATGTGTGCCGTCAACCCCAGCCGTATCTCCAAGACATTCAACGAGGAGGCTCTTCAGTTTGTCGTGAACAACATCTCGGAAGAGACTGgttggctgctggagattgtCAACTACAACATTGCCAACATGCAGTACGTCTGTGCTGGTGATCTGCGCGCTCTGGACACTCTTGGAGGAGTTACCAACTTCCTCAAGATGCAGAAGATTGACGTGGAGGAGATGCGCAGCAACATTGAGGAGGCCAAGGGTGCTCTGCGGGAGATTATCCGCGGATGCGCTGAGGCAACTCTCAAGAagcctctgcctctggagctggagcgtgGCTTTGCCACCATCCCGCTCCGAGGCATTGACGTGCCTTTCCACTCTACCTTCTTGCGATCCGGTGTCAAGCCCTTCCGATCCTTCTTGCTCAAGAAGATCCACAAGACGACGATTGACCCGTCCAAGCTGGTGGGCAAGTACATCCCCAACGTGACGGCCAAGCCCTTTGCCCTCACCAAGGAGTACTTTGAGGATGTGTACAAGTTGACCAACTCTCCCAAGATTGGAGCGGTCCTGGCCAACTGGGACAAGTATGTCCAAGATGAGGAGTCGACTGGAAGCGAGAGTGGTGGTAGTGCCGATCACGAGGGCGCTGGACTGGCTGCTTAG